One genomic window of Sebastes umbrosus isolate fSebUmb1 chromosome 15, fSebUmb1.pri, whole genome shotgun sequence includes the following:
- the LOC119503730 gene encoding zinc finger protein 2 homolog isoform X13 yields MDQRKLLDVVVKADMELRREADVQQLLVVKEEVPPEQQEWSSSLDQEDPEPPHIKEEQEELWTSQEGEQLQWLEEADIIKFPFTPVLVKSEDVGEKPQSSQLHQRQTEQMETEAYGEDCGGPEPARNSDPDRHQEPDTIDKTGDSSELETDDVDYLKGTRVPQSGLNSLNSPVVDSRCSADVQQLFVVKEEVPPEQQEWSSSLDQEDPEPPHIKEEQEELWTSQEGEQLQGLEEADIIKFTFTPVTVKSEDDEEKPQSSQLHQRQTEQMETEADGEDCGGPEPARNSDPDTHLQPDIHVKTENDDSDDWKETREPQSGLNSLNNNEEDPASDLGCITGERLYHCTECGKRFGLKGTLKVHMRSHTGERPFGCSVCKKSFTQSGSLQNHMRVHTGEKPFDCSVCGKGFSESGTLKKHMRTHTGEKPFICSLCGKRFIQKVQLTHHMTHHTEEKPFSCSVCGKAFSESGTRNKHMRTHTGEKPFSCSVCGKSFAWRSQVKSHKCVNRRSSQLHQTQTEENREAEPPASSETVQIKTEPDDEECGGPEPAGNSDPDRYLQPDIHVKTETDDSDEWKETRDPQSGLNSLKNEVPIFDLRFITIEKPFSCSDCGKRFGTKGTLKVHMRSHTGEKPFSCSFCKKSFAQSGSLQNHMRIHTGEKPFNCSVCGKAFSESVNLKRHLLTHIGEKPFSCSLCGKRFIQKIQLTHHMMHHTEEKPFSCSVCGKAFRESGTLKKHMRTHTGEKPFSCSVCNKSFAWRSQVKSHKCVDDQPSQLHQTDENREAEPPASSSTVQIKIEADEEDCGGPEPARNSDPHTHLQPDTVDKTGDCSESETAVIDDWMEPKEPQSGLNSLNNSSFAWVSYTKDVGF; encoded by the exons ACGTCCAGCAGCTGTTGGTGGTTAAAGAAGAGGTTCCCCCTGAGCAGCAGGAGTGGagctccagtctggaccaggaggatccagagcccccacacattaaagaggaacaggaggaactctggaccagtcaggagggagagcagcttcaatggctggaggaggctgatatcATCAAGTTCCCATTCACTCCTGTCCTTGTGAAGAGTGAAGATGTTGGAGAGAAACCTCagtcctcacagcttcatcaaagacaaactgaacagatggaaacagaagcttatggagaggactgtggaggaccagaaccagccaggaaCTCTGATCCAGATAGACATCAAGAACCAGATACTATTGACAAGACTGGAGACTCTTCTGAACTTGAGACTGATGACGTTGATTACTTGAAGGGGACCAGAGTCCCTCAGTCAGGTTTAAACTCTCTGAACTCTCCTGTTGTTGATTCCAGATGTAGTGCTG ACGTCCAGCAGCTGTTTGTGGTTAAAGAAGAGGTTCCCCCTGAGCAGCAGGAGTGGagctccagtctggaccaggaggacccagagcccccacacattaaagaggaacaggaggaactctggaccagtcaggagggagagcagcttcaagggctggaggag gctgatatcATCAAGTTCACATTCACTCCTGTCactgtgaagagtgaagatgatgaagagaaacctcagtcctcacagcttcatcaaagacaaactgaacagatggaaacagaagctgatggagaggactgtggaggaccagaaccagccaggaaCTCAGATCCAGATACACATTTACAACCTGATATTCATGTTAAGACTGAGAATGATGACAGTGACGATTGGAAGGAGACCAGAGAACCTCAGTCAGGTTTAAACTCTCTGAATAATAATGAAGAAGACCCTGCCAGTGATTTGGGATGTATTACTGGTGAGAGACTATATCACTGCACTGAGTGTGGGAAAAGATTTGGCCTCAAGGGAACCCTGAAGGTACACATGAGATCTCATACAGGAGAAAGACCTTTCGGCTGCTCAGTCTGTAAGAAATCTTTTACACAGAGTGGAAGTTTACAGAATCACATGAGagtccacacaggagagaaacctttcgaTTGCTCAGTTTGTGGTAAAGGTTTCAGTGAAAGTGGAACTCTGAAGAAACACATGAGAACacatacaggagagaaaccgTTCATTTGCTCATTGTGTGGTAAAAGATTTATTCAGAAGGTACAGCTGACACACCACATGACACATCACACAGAAGAGAAACCattcagctgctcagtgtgtggtAAAGCTTTCAGTGAAAGTGGAACTCGGAATAAACACATGAGAACACATACAGGAgaaaaacctttcagctgcagtgtttgtgGCAAAAGTTTTGCCTGGCGTTCACAGGTTAAAAGCCATAAATGTGTTAATCGTCGgtcctcacagcttcatcaaacTCAAactgaggagaacagagaggcagagccTCCAGCCAGCAGCGAAACtgtacaaattaaaacagaaccTGATGATGAGGAATgtggaggaccagaaccagccgGGAACTCAGATCCAGATAGATATTTACAACCTGATATTCATGTTAAGACTGAGACTGATGACAGTGATGAATGGAAGGAGACCAGAGATCCTCAGTCTGGTTTAAACTCTTTGAAAAATGAAGTCCCTATCTTTGATTTGAGATTTATTACTATTGAGAAACCATTTAGTTGCTCTGACTGTGGGAAAAGATTTGGCACCAAGGGAACTCTGAAGGTACACATGAGATCTCATAccggagagaaacctttcagctgctcattCTGTAAGAAATCTTTTGCACAGAGTGGAAGTTTACAGAATCAtatgagaatccacacagggGAGAAACCTTTCAATTGCTCAGTTTGTGGAAAAGCTTTCAGTGAAAGTGTAAATCTGAAGAGACACTTGTTAACACATataggagagaaacctttcagttGCTCATTGTGTGGTAAAAGATTTATACAGAAGATACAGTTGACACACCACATGATGCATCACACAGAAGAGAAACCgttcagctgctcagtgtgtggtAAAGCTTTCAGGGAAAGTGGAACTTTGAAGAAACACATGAGAACACATACAGGAGAAAAACCTTTTAGTTGCAGTGTTTGTAACAAAAGTTTTGCCTGGCGTTCACAGGTCAAAAGCCATAAATGTGTTGATGATCAGccctcacagcttcatcaaacTGATgagaacagagaggcagagccTCCAGCCAGCAGCTCTACTGTACAGATTAAAATAGAAGCTGATGAagaggactgtggaggaccagaaccagccaggaaCTCTGATCCACATACACATTTACAACCTGATACTGTTGACAAGACTGGAGACTGTTCTGAATCGGAGACTGCAGTCATTGATGATTGGATGGAGCCCAAAGAACCTCAGTCAGGTTTAAACTCTCTGAATAATTCTAGTTTTGCGTGGGTATCCTACACCAAAGATGTTGGATTTTGA
- the LOC119503730 gene encoding zinc finger protein 135-like isoform X10: MFEEKERRRKHRADVQQLLVVKEEVPPEQKGWTSRLDQEDPEPPHIKEEQEELWTSLNNDEVPVSDSRCSADVQQLLVVKEEVPPEQQEWSSSLDQEDPEPPHIKEEQEELWTSQEGEQLQWLEEADIIKFPFTPVLVKSEDVGEKPQSSQLHQRQTEQMETEAYGEDCGGPEPARNSDPDRHQEPDTIDKTGDSSELETDDVDYLKGTRVPQSGLNSLNSPVVDSRCSADVQQLFVVKEEVPPEQQEWSSSLDQEDPEPPHIKEEQEELWTSQEGEQLQGLEEADIIKFTFTPVTVKSEDDEEKPQSSQLHQRQTEQMETEADGEDCGGPEPARNSDPDTHLQPDIHVKTENDDSDDWKETREPQSGLNSLNNNEEDPASDLGCITGERLYHCTECGKRFGLKGTLKVHMRSHTGERPFGCSVCKKSFTQSGSLQNHMRVHTGEKPFDCSVCGKGFSESGTLKKHMRTHTGEKPFICSLCGKRFIQKVQLTHHMTHHTEEKPFSCSVCGKAFSESGTRNKHMRTHTGEKPFSCSVCGKSFAWRSQVKSHKCVNRRSSQLHQTQTEENREAEPPASSETVQIKTEPDDEECGGPEPAGNSDPDRYLQPDIHVKTETDDSDEWKETRDPQSGLNSLKNEVPIFDLRFITIEKPFSCSDCGKRFGTKGTLKVHMRSHTGEKPFSCSFCKKSFAQSGSLQNHMRIHTGEKPFNCSVCGKAFSESVNLKRHLLTHIGEKPFSCSLCGKRFIQKIQLTHHMMHHTEEKPFSCSVCGKAFRESGTLKKHMRTHTGEKPFSCSVCNKSFAWRSQVKSHKCVDDQPSQLHQTDENREAEPPASSSTVQIKIEADEEDCGGPEPARNSDPHTHLQPDTVDKTGDCSESETAVIDDWMEPKEPQSGLNSLNNSSFAWVSYTKDVGF, encoded by the exons ACGTCCAGCAGCTGTTGGTGGTTAAAGAAGAGGTTCCCCCTGAGCAGCAGGAGTGGagctccagtctggaccaggaggatccagagcccccacacattaaagaggaacaggaggaactctggaccagtcaggagggagagcagcttcaatggctggaggaggctgatatcATCAAGTTCCCATTCACTCCTGTCCTTGTGAAGAGTGAAGATGTTGGAGAGAAACCTCagtcctcacagcttcatcaaagacaaactgaacagatggaaacagaagcttatggagaggactgtggaggaccagaaccagccaggaaCTCTGATCCAGATAGACATCAAGAACCAGATACTATTGACAAGACTGGAGACTCTTCTGAACTTGAGACTGATGACGTTGATTACTTGAAGGGGACCAGAGTCCCTCAGTCAGGTTTAAACTCTCTGAACTCTCCTGTTGTTGATTCCAGATGTAGTGCTG ACGTCCAGCAGCTGTTTGTGGTTAAAGAAGAGGTTCCCCCTGAGCAGCAGGAGTGGagctccagtctggaccaggaggacccagagcccccacacattaaagaggaacaggaggaactctggaccagtcaggagggagagcagcttcaagggctggaggag gctgatatcATCAAGTTCACATTCACTCCTGTCactgtgaagagtgaagatgatgaagagaaacctcagtcctcacagcttcatcaaagacaaactgaacagatggaaacagaagctgatggagaggactgtggaggaccagaaccagccaggaaCTCAGATCCAGATACACATTTACAACCTGATATTCATGTTAAGACTGAGAATGATGACAGTGACGATTGGAAGGAGACCAGAGAACCTCAGTCAGGTTTAAACTCTCTGAATAATAATGAAGAAGACCCTGCCAGTGATTTGGGATGTATTACTGGTGAGAGACTATATCACTGCACTGAGTGTGGGAAAAGATTTGGCCTCAAGGGAACCCTGAAGGTACACATGAGATCTCATACAGGAGAAAGACCTTTCGGCTGCTCAGTCTGTAAGAAATCTTTTACACAGAGTGGAAGTTTACAGAATCACATGAGagtccacacaggagagaaacctttcgaTTGCTCAGTTTGTGGTAAAGGTTTCAGTGAAAGTGGAACTCTGAAGAAACACATGAGAACacatacaggagagaaaccgTTCATTTGCTCATTGTGTGGTAAAAGATTTATTCAGAAGGTACAGCTGACACACCACATGACACATCACACAGAAGAGAAACCattcagctgctcagtgtgtggtAAAGCTTTCAGTGAAAGTGGAACTCGGAATAAACACATGAGAACACATACAGGAgaaaaacctttcagctgcagtgtttgtgGCAAAAGTTTTGCCTGGCGTTCACAGGTTAAAAGCCATAAATGTGTTAATCGTCGgtcctcacagcttcatcaaacTCAAactgaggagaacagagaggcagagccTCCAGCCAGCAGCGAAACtgtacaaattaaaacagaaccTGATGATGAGGAATgtggaggaccagaaccagccgGGAACTCAGATCCAGATAGATATTTACAACCTGATATTCATGTTAAGACTGAGACTGATGACAGTGATGAATGGAAGGAGACCAGAGATCCTCAGTCTGGTTTAAACTCTTTGAAAAATGAAGTCCCTATCTTTGATTTGAGATTTATTACTATTGAGAAACCATTTAGTTGCTCTGACTGTGGGAAAAGATTTGGCACCAAGGGAACTCTGAAGGTACACATGAGATCTCATAccggagagaaacctttcagctgctcattCTGTAAGAAATCTTTTGCACAGAGTGGAAGTTTACAGAATCAtatgagaatccacacagggGAGAAACCTTTCAATTGCTCAGTTTGTGGAAAAGCTTTCAGTGAAAGTGTAAATCTGAAGAGACACTTGTTAACACATataggagagaaacctttcagttGCTCATTGTGTGGTAAAAGATTTATACAGAAGATACAGTTGACACACCACATGATGCATCACACAGAAGAGAAACCgttcagctgctcagtgtgtggtAAAGCTTTCAGGGAAAGTGGAACTTTGAAGAAACACATGAGAACACATACAGGAGAAAAACCTTTTAGTTGCAGTGTTTGTAACAAAAGTTTTGCCTGGCGTTCACAGGTCAAAAGCCATAAATGTGTTGATGATCAGccctcacagcttcatcaaacTGATgagaacagagaggcagagccTCCAGCCAGCAGCTCTACTGTACAGATTAAAATAGAAGCTGATGAagaggactgtggaggaccagaaccagccaggaaCTCTGATCCACATACACATTTACAACCTGATACTGTTGACAAGACTGGAGACTGTTCTGAATCGGAGACTGCAGTCATTGATGATTGGATGGAGCCCAAAGAACCTCAGTCAGGTTTAAACTCTCTGAATAATTCTAGTTTTGCGTGGGTATCCTACACCAAAGATGTTGGATTTTGA
- the LOC119503730 gene encoding zinc finger protein 135-like isoform X7, whose amino-acid sequence MDQRKLLDVVVKADMELRREAADVQQLLVVKEEVPPEQKGWTSRLDQEDPEPPHIKEEQEELWTSLNNDEVPVSDSRCSADVQQLLVVKEEVPPEQQEWSSSLDQEDPEPPHIKEEQEELWTSQEGEQLQWLEEADIIKFPFTPVLVKSEDVGEKPQSSQLHQRQTEQMETEAYGEDCGGPEPARNSDPDRHQEPDTIDKTGDSSELETDDVDYLKGTRVPQSGLNSLNSPVVDSRCSADVQQLFVVKEEVPPEQQEWSSSLDQEDPEPPHIKEEQEELWTSQEGEQLQGLEEADIIKFTFTPVTVKSEDDEEKPQSSQLHQRQTEQMETEADGEDCGGPEPARNSDPDTHLQPDIHVKTENDDSDDWKETREPQSGLNSLNNNEEDPASDLGCITGERLYHCTECGKRFGLKGTLKVHMRSHTGERPFGCSVCKKSFTQSGSLQNHMRVHTGEKPFDCSVCGKGFSESGTLKKHMRTHTGEKPFICSLCGKRFIQKVQLTHHMTHHTEEKPFSCSVCGKAFSESGTRNKHMRTHTGEKPFSCSVCGKSFAWRSQVKSHKCVNRRSSQLHQTQTEENREAEPPASSETVQIKTEPDDEECGGPEPAGNSDPDRYLQPDIHVKTETDDSDEWKETRDPQSGLNSLKNEVPIFDLRFITIEKPFSCSDCGKRFGTKGTLKVHMRSHTGEKPFSCSFCKKSFAQSGSLQNHMRIHTGEKPFNCSVCGKAFSESVNLKRHLLTHIGEKPFSCSLCGKRFIQKIQLTHHMMHHTEEKPFSCSVCGKAFRESGTLKKHMRTHTGEKPFSCSVCNKSFAWRSQVKSHKCVDDQPSQLHQTDENREAEPPASSSTVQIKIEADEEDCGGPEPARNSDPHTHLQPDTVDKTGDCSESETAVIDDWMEPKEPQSGLNSLNNSSFAWVSYTKDVGF is encoded by the exons ACGTCCAGCAGCTGTTGGTGGTTAAAGAAGAGGTTCCCCCTGAGCAGCAGGAGTGGagctccagtctggaccaggaggatccagagcccccacacattaaagaggaacaggaggaactctggaccagtcaggagggagagcagcttcaatggctggaggaggctgatatcATCAAGTTCCCATTCACTCCTGTCCTTGTGAAGAGTGAAGATGTTGGAGAGAAACCTCagtcctcacagcttcatcaaagacaaactgaacagatggaaacagaagcttatggagaggactgtggaggaccagaaccagccaggaaCTCTGATCCAGATAGACATCAAGAACCAGATACTATTGACAAGACTGGAGACTCTTCTGAACTTGAGACTGATGACGTTGATTACTTGAAGGGGACCAGAGTCCCTCAGTCAGGTTTAAACTCTCTGAACTCTCCTGTTGTTGATTCCAGATGTAGTGCTG ACGTCCAGCAGCTGTTTGTGGTTAAAGAAGAGGTTCCCCCTGAGCAGCAGGAGTGGagctccagtctggaccaggaggacccagagcccccacacattaaagaggaacaggaggaactctggaccagtcaggagggagagcagcttcaagggctggaggag gctgatatcATCAAGTTCACATTCACTCCTGTCactgtgaagagtgaagatgatgaagagaaacctcagtcctcacagcttcatcaaagacaaactgaacagatggaaacagaagctgatggagaggactgtggaggaccagaaccagccaggaaCTCAGATCCAGATACACATTTACAACCTGATATTCATGTTAAGACTGAGAATGATGACAGTGACGATTGGAAGGAGACCAGAGAACCTCAGTCAGGTTTAAACTCTCTGAATAATAATGAAGAAGACCCTGCCAGTGATTTGGGATGTATTACTGGTGAGAGACTATATCACTGCACTGAGTGTGGGAAAAGATTTGGCCTCAAGGGAACCCTGAAGGTACACATGAGATCTCATACAGGAGAAAGACCTTTCGGCTGCTCAGTCTGTAAGAAATCTTTTACACAGAGTGGAAGTTTACAGAATCACATGAGagtccacacaggagagaaacctttcgaTTGCTCAGTTTGTGGTAAAGGTTTCAGTGAAAGTGGAACTCTGAAGAAACACATGAGAACacatacaggagagaaaccgTTCATTTGCTCATTGTGTGGTAAAAGATTTATTCAGAAGGTACAGCTGACACACCACATGACACATCACACAGAAGAGAAACCattcagctgctcagtgtgtggtAAAGCTTTCAGTGAAAGTGGAACTCGGAATAAACACATGAGAACACATACAGGAgaaaaacctttcagctgcagtgtttgtgGCAAAAGTTTTGCCTGGCGTTCACAGGTTAAAAGCCATAAATGTGTTAATCGTCGgtcctcacagcttcatcaaacTCAAactgaggagaacagagaggcagagccTCCAGCCAGCAGCGAAACtgtacaaattaaaacagaaccTGATGATGAGGAATgtggaggaccagaaccagccgGGAACTCAGATCCAGATAGATATTTACAACCTGATATTCATGTTAAGACTGAGACTGATGACAGTGATGAATGGAAGGAGACCAGAGATCCTCAGTCTGGTTTAAACTCTTTGAAAAATGAAGTCCCTATCTTTGATTTGAGATTTATTACTATTGAGAAACCATTTAGTTGCTCTGACTGTGGGAAAAGATTTGGCACCAAGGGAACTCTGAAGGTACACATGAGATCTCATAccggagagaaacctttcagctgctcattCTGTAAGAAATCTTTTGCACAGAGTGGAAGTTTACAGAATCAtatgagaatccacacagggGAGAAACCTTTCAATTGCTCAGTTTGTGGAAAAGCTTTCAGTGAAAGTGTAAATCTGAAGAGACACTTGTTAACACATataggagagaaacctttcagttGCTCATTGTGTGGTAAAAGATTTATACAGAAGATACAGTTGACACACCACATGATGCATCACACAGAAGAGAAACCgttcagctgctcagtgtgtggtAAAGCTTTCAGGGAAAGTGGAACTTTGAAGAAACACATGAGAACACATACAGGAGAAAAACCTTTTAGTTGCAGTGTTTGTAACAAAAGTTTTGCCTGGCGTTCACAGGTCAAAAGCCATAAATGTGTTGATGATCAGccctcacagcttcatcaaacTGATgagaacagagaggcagagccTCCAGCCAGCAGCTCTACTGTACAGATTAAAATAGAAGCTGATGAagaggactgtggaggaccagaaccagccaggaaCTCTGATCCACATACACATTTACAACCTGATACTGTTGACAAGACTGGAGACTGTTCTGAATCGGAGACTGCAGTCATTGATGATTGGATGGAGCCCAAAGAACCTCAGTCAGGTTTAAACTCTCTGAATAATTCTAGTTTTGCGTGGGTATCCTACACCAAAGATGTTGGATTTTGA
- the LOC119503730 gene encoding oocyte zinc finger protein XlCOF6-like isoform X14, whose translation MCKVQMLRALVKQRLTAAAEEICGLFERTIAEYEEELSRSKEENERQQKLLDAVLHPQLQLHRADVQQLFVVKEEVPPEQQEWSSSLDQEDPEPPHIKEEQEELWTSQEGEQLQGLEEADIIKFTFTPVTVKSEDDEEKPQSSQLHQRQTEQMETEADGEDCGGPEPARNSDPDTHLQPDIHVKTENDDSDDWKETREPQSGLNSLNNNEEDPASDLGCITGERLYHCTECGKRFGLKGTLKVHMRSHTGERPFGCSVCKKSFTQSGSLQNHMRVHTGEKPFDCSVCGKGFSESGTLKKHMRTHTGEKPFICSLCGKRFIQKVQLTHHMTHHTEEKPFSCSVCGKAFSESGTRNKHMRTHTGEKPFSCSVCGKSFAWRSQVKSHKCVNRRSSQLHQTQTEENREAEPPASSETVQIKTEPDDEECGGPEPAGNSDPDRYLQPDIHVKTETDDSDEWKETRDPQSGLNSLKNEVPIFDLRFITIEKPFSCSDCGKRFGTKGTLKVHMRSHTGEKPFSCSFCKKSFAQSGSLQNHMRIHTGEKPFNCSVCGKAFSESVNLKRHLLTHIGEKPFSCSLCGKRFIQKIQLTHHMMHHTEEKPFSCSVCGKAFRESGTLKKHMRTHTGEKPFSCSVCNKSFAWRSQVKSHKCVDDQPSQLHQTDENREAEPPASSSTVQIKIEADEEDCGGPEPARNSDPHTHLQPDTVDKTGDCSESETAVIDDWMEPKEPQSGLNSLNNSSFAWVSYTKDVGF comes from the exons ATGTGTAAAGTCCAGATGCTGAGAGCGTTGGTGAAGCAGCGACTAACTGCGGCTGCTGAAGAGATATGTGGGCTGTTTGAAAGAACGATAGCAGAGTACGAGGAGGAACTCTCTCGATCAAAAGAGGAGAACGAGCGACAACAGAAACTACTGGACGCTGTTTTACACcctcagcttcagttacacagagcag ACGTCCAGCAGCTGTTTGTGGTTAAAGAAGAGGTTCCCCCTGAGCAGCAGGAGTGGagctccagtctggaccaggaggacccagagcccccacacattaaagaggaacaggaggaactctggaccagtcaggagggagagcagcttcaagggctggaggag gctgatatcATCAAGTTCACATTCACTCCTGTCactgtgaagagtgaagatgatgaagagaaacctcagtcctcacagcttcatcaaagacaaactgaacagatggaaacagaagctgatggagaggactgtggaggaccagaaccagccaggaaCTCAGATCCAGATACACATTTACAACCTGATATTCATGTTAAGACTGAGAATGATGACAGTGACGATTGGAAGGAGACCAGAGAACCTCAGTCAGGTTTAAACTCTCTGAATAATAATGAAGAAGACCCTGCCAGTGATTTGGGATGTATTACTGGTGAGAGACTATATCACTGCACTGAGTGTGGGAAAAGATTTGGCCTCAAGGGAACCCTGAAGGTACACATGAGATCTCATACAGGAGAAAGACCTTTCGGCTGCTCAGTCTGTAAGAAATCTTTTACACAGAGTGGAAGTTTACAGAATCACATGAGagtccacacaggagagaaacctttcgaTTGCTCAGTTTGTGGTAAAGGTTTCAGTGAAAGTGGAACTCTGAAGAAACACATGAGAACacatacaggagagaaaccgTTCATTTGCTCATTGTGTGGTAAAAGATTTATTCAGAAGGTACAGCTGACACACCACATGACACATCACACAGAAGAGAAACCattcagctgctcagtgtgtggtAAAGCTTTCAGTGAAAGTGGAACTCGGAATAAACACATGAGAACACATACAGGAgaaaaacctttcagctgcagtgtttgtgGCAAAAGTTTTGCCTGGCGTTCACAGGTTAAAAGCCATAAATGTGTTAATCGTCGgtcctcacagcttcatcaaacTCAAactgaggagaacagagaggcagagccTCCAGCCAGCAGCGAAACtgtacaaattaaaacagaaccTGATGATGAGGAATgtggaggaccagaaccagccgGGAACTCAGATCCAGATAGATATTTACAACCTGATATTCATGTTAAGACTGAGACTGATGACAGTGATGAATGGAAGGAGACCAGAGATCCTCAGTCTGGTTTAAACTCTTTGAAAAATGAAGTCCCTATCTTTGATTTGAGATTTATTACTATTGAGAAACCATTTAGTTGCTCTGACTGTGGGAAAAGATTTGGCACCAAGGGAACTCTGAAGGTACACATGAGATCTCATAccggagagaaacctttcagctgctcattCTGTAAGAAATCTTTTGCACAGAGTGGAAGTTTACAGAATCAtatgagaatccacacagggGAGAAACCTTTCAATTGCTCAGTTTGTGGAAAAGCTTTCAGTGAAAGTGTAAATCTGAAGAGACACTTGTTAACACATataggagagaaacctttcagttGCTCATTGTGTGGTAAAAGATTTATACAGAAGATACAGTTGACACACCACATGATGCATCACACAGAAGAGAAACCgttcagctgctcagtgtgtggtAAAGCTTTCAGGGAAAGTGGAACTTTGAAGAAACACATGAGAACACATACAGGAGAAAAACCTTTTAGTTGCAGTGTTTGTAACAAAAGTTTTGCCTGGCGTTCACAGGTCAAAAGCCATAAATGTGTTGATGATCAGccctcacagcttcatcaaacTGATgagaacagagaggcagagccTCCAGCCAGCAGCTCTACTGTACAGATTAAAATAGAAGCTGATGAagaggactgtggaggaccagaaccagccaggaaCTCTGATCCACATACACATTTACAACCTGATACTGTTGACAAGACTGGAGACTGTTCTGAATCGGAGACTGCAGTCATTGATGATTGGATGGAGCCCAAAGAACCTCAGTCAGGTTTAAACTCTCTGAATAATTCTAGTTTTGCGTGGGTATCCTACACCAAAGATGTTGGATTTTGA